One Fusobacterium nucleatum genomic window carries:
- a CDS encoding segregation/condensation protein A, with translation MEEVVLKLNNFEGPFDLLLNLIEKNKMKISDINISQLIDEYLDVLKVSKREDIEIKSDFIIIASELIEIKTLNLLNLDKDKDKETNLRRRLEEHKLFKEVVLKVAQLEKEFNISYSRGESKRVIKKIAKDYDLTSLTTDDIFEVYKKYFDSVDMSEMMELNLMKQYDIKEVMDNILMKIYFKKWLIDDLFLEAENKLHLIYIFLAILELYKDAKVNIDNGEITKC, from the coding sequence ATGGAAGAAGTTGTATTAAAACTCAATAATTTTGAAGGACCTTTTGATTTACTTTTAAATTTAATAGAAAAAAATAAAATGAAAATTTCAGATATAAATATTTCTCAGTTGATAGATGAATATTTAGATGTTTTAAAAGTATCCAAAAGAGAAGATATAGAAATAAAATCAGATTTTATCATAATAGCCTCAGAATTAATTGAAATTAAAACTTTAAATCTTCTTAATTTAGATAAAGATAAGGATAAAGAAACTAATCTTAGAAGGAGACTTGAAGAACATAAATTATTTAAGGAAGTTGTTCTAAAAGTAGCTCAATTAGAAAAGGAATTTAATATTTCTTATTCAAGAGGAGAAAGTAAAAGAGTAATAAAAAAGATTGCAAAAGATTATGATTTAACTTCACTCACAACAGATGATATTTTTGAAGTATATAAGAAATATTTTGATTCAGTTGATATGTCAGAAATGATGGAATTAAATTTAATGAAGCAATATGATATAAAAGAAGTTATGGATAATATATTGATGAAAATTTATTTTAAAAAATGGCTTATAGATGATTTGTTTTTGGAAGCTGAAAATAAATTACATTTAATATATATTTTCTTAGCTATTTTAGAATTGTATAAGGATGCTAAGGTAAATATTGATAATGGAGAGATAACAAAATGTTAA
- the murJ gene encoding murein biosynthesis integral membrane protein MurJ, producing the protein MLKKSINTMIITMISRVLGLFRGTLVAYFFGASVLTDAYYSAFKISNFFRQLLGEGALGNTFIPLYHKKKKEEGEERSKEYIFSVLNITFLFSFVVSILMIIFSSYIIDFIVVGFSDELKIVASRLLKIMSFYFLFISLSGMMGSILNNFGYFAIPASTSIFFNLSIIFSAMWLTKYFDIDALAYGVLIGGILQFLVVFFPFLKLLKTYSLKIDFKDVYLKLLGIKLIPMLIGVFARQINTIVDQFFASFLVAGSITALENASRVYLLPVGVFGVTISNVLFPSISKAAANNDKEGTNRSLVSALNFLNFLTIPSLFVLTFFSKDVIRLIFSYGKFNEEAVKITAECLLYYSLGLLFYVGVQLVSKAYYAMGDNKRPAKFSIIAIIMNIVLNYLFIKNFQHKGLAIATSISSGVNFFLLLFIYIKNYVKLDLKNLVFTTIKITISSVIATGVAYYINNIILKLIVFSSVFLLQWAYPIYKYRERVFYKK; encoded by the coding sequence ATGTTAAAGAAATCTATAAATACAATGATAATTACAATGATAAGTAGGGTATTAGGACTTTTTAGAGGAACTCTAGTAGCCTATTTTTTTGGTGCTTCTGTATTAACAGATGCTTATTATAGTGCATTTAAAATAAGCAACTTTTTTAGACAACTTTTAGGAGAAGGTGCCTTAGGAAATACTTTTATACCACTTTACCATAAAAAGAAAAAAGAAGAAGGAGAGGAAAGAAGTAAAGAATATATATTTTCAGTTTTAAATATTACTTTTTTATTTAGTTTTGTAGTTAGTATATTAATGATAATTTTTTCTAGTTACATTATTGATTTTATAGTAGTTGGATTTAGTGATGAATTAAAAATAGTAGCTTCAAGGTTATTAAAAATAATGTCTTTCTATTTCTTATTTATTTCTTTATCTGGAATGATGGGCTCTATTTTGAATAATTTTGGATATTTTGCTATTCCTGCTTCAACTTCAATATTTTTTAATCTGTCAATAATATTTTCAGCTATGTGGCTCACAAAATACTTTGATATAGATGCCTTAGCATATGGAGTTTTAATAGGTGGAATATTACAGTTTTTAGTAGTATTTTTTCCTTTTTTGAAACTATTAAAAACTTATTCTTTAAAAATTGATTTTAAAGATGTGTACTTAAAACTTTTAGGAATAAAGTTAATTCCTATGCTTATAGGTGTTTTTGCAAGACAGATTAATACAATAGTAGACCAATTTTTTGCTTCATTTTTAGTTGCAGGCTCAATAACAGCACTTGAAAACGCAAGTAGAGTTTATTTACTTCCTGTTGGAGTATTTGGAGTAACTATATCAAATGTACTTTTTCCAAGTATATCAAAAGCAGCAGCAAATAATGATAAAGAAGGAACTAATAGAAGTCTTGTGTCAGCACTTAACTTTTTAAATTTTTTAACTATACCAAGTTTATTTGTATTAACATTTTTTTCAAAAGATGTTATAAGACTAATATTTTCTTATGGGAAATTTAATGAAGAAGCTGTAAAAATAACAGCAGAATGTTTATTATATTACTCATTAGGCTTACTTTTCTATGTGGGAGTACAATTAGTAAGTAAGGCATATTATGCAATGGGAGATAATAAAAGACCAGCAAAGTTTTCAATTATAGCTATTATAATGAATATAGTTTTAAATTATTTATTTATAAAGAATTTTCAACATAAGGGTTTAGCAATAGCTACATCAATATCTTCAGGAGTTAATTTCTTTTTATTATTATTTATATATATAAAAAATTATGTAAAATTAGATTTAAAAAATCTTGTTTTTACAACTATAAAAATAACTATTTCATCTGTAATAGCAACAGGTGTAGCATATTATATAAATAATATAATTTTAAAATTAATAGTTTTTTCTAGCGTATTTTTATTACAATGGGCATATCCAATTTACAAGTATAGAGAAAGAGTATTTTATAAAAAGTAA